A window of the Henckelia pumila isolate YLH828 chromosome 3, ASM3356847v2, whole genome shotgun sequence genome harbors these coding sequences:
- the LOC140886444 gene encoding uncharacterized protein produces MERLLRSLLQASRLPDFQFHPRCEALSITHLVYADELLILAKGETQSVKIVLDCVEKFGKTAGLRENALKSNIFLAAVKEPIRRDIIMMSGYQEGSFPFRYLGIPLAAGRLTKRDYSGLVDTIAKKVAAWPRHTLSYAVCSPINDGGLGLRDLRIWNKTLLAKTLWDIHKKKDSLWIKWINHYYWDNVMDWKIRKDDTSLIKKLVEIRDELALKFGNWEGAAAQLEIWFGKKHGFYRGTTMNKRRCQEGVVAVLYHLWEARNRAIFEAEHPNIDAIIRKIIIHIHRALSL; encoded by the exons ATGGAAAGGCTTTTGAGATCCCTATTGCAAGCATCTAGGCTGCCAGACTTCCAATTCCACCCTAGATGTGAGGCATTGAGTATAACTCATCTTGTTTATGCTGATGAATTATTAATCTTGGCTAAGGGTGAAACTCAGAGCGTAAAAATTGTATTGGACTGTGTGGAAAAGTTTGGGAAAACAGCTGGCCTCCGGGAAAATGCCTTGAAGTCCAATATCTTCTTGGCAGCAGTTAAGGAGCCAATTAGAAGGGACATTATTATGATGAGTGGATACCAAGAGGGTTCCTTTCCCTTCCGTTACTTGGGAATCCCTTTGGCAGCAGGGCGATTGACAAAGAGAGACTACAGTGGGTTGGTGGACACCATCGCCAAGAAAGTGGCTGCTTGGCCCAGACATACCCTTTCCTATGCAG TTTGTTCTCCTATTAATGATGGTGGGTTGGGGCTTAGAGATCTGAGAATCTGGAATAAGACGTTGCTTGCAAAGACGCTTTGGGATATCCATAAGAAAAAAGATTCTCTGTGGATAAAATGGATTAATCACTACTATTGGGATAATGTCATGGATTGGAAAATCAGGAAAGATGATACTAGCCTAATTAAGAAACTAGTGGAGATCCGGGATGAATTGGCCCTTAAGTTTGGTAACTGGGAAGGGGCGGCTGCTCAGTTGGAGATATGGTTTGGCAAGAAACATGG GTTTTACAGGGGCACAACGATgaacaaaagaagatgccaggAAGGAGTAGTTGCAGTCTTGTACCACTTATGGGAGGCTCGAAACCGAGCAATCTTTGAAGCTGAACATCCAAATATTGATGCTATCATCAGAAAGATTATTATTCACATTCACCGTGCCTTGAGTCTCTAG